In Polycladomyces subterraneus, one genomic interval encodes:
- the shc gene encoding squalene--hopene cyclase, giving the protein MSLMERVEATIRRLRETLLQCQGTDGRWSFCFESGVMTDAYMILLMKLLEVRDERLTQGLVERILARQDKDGVWRVFEDEMEGNLSATVDAILALMYAGVWKKGNLVVKRVRKYVRHRRGLRHAGSLTKVVLSLLGHLPWDQHPKVPTEFMLLPLWFPVNLFDFVGFTRVHVVPILVAADRKYAAYLPERPDLSGWEGSKPDELPYILSDSPLNEWVNAAFSSFPDGAFGASSRREAALKWAEAFMLGRLEPDGTLYSYFTTTFLMVFALLALNYPKDHPVLVRAMQGLRAFAYPLAEGLHLQETTSTVWDTSLITHALLESGVKPDHPVIKRSLRYLLSRQQTKRSDWALKNPGVPAGGWGFSDINTLNPDMDDTSVCLRALTPAAFQLGGEYRSAWERGVTWMISMQNRDGGWAAFEKNTDKKWPRWLLPFHDSHTVWTDPSMADLTGRTLECVCRYTGLDHLHPVIRRASAWLAKHQRQDGSWFGRWGIAYVYGTWAALTGLAAAGWNLRHPTVRRGVRWLLAVQRSDGGWGESCRSDREGRYVPLAFSTPSQTAWALDALIAVHDRPIPEIKAGVRCLLDLLEKKDPRIFRYPTGAGLAGQFYIHYHSYGYIWPLLTLSHYRNKYGDIDE; this is encoded by the coding sequence ATGTCCTTGATGGAACGGGTGGAGGCGACGATCCGCCGTTTACGTGAAACCTTGCTGCAGTGCCAAGGGACAGACGGTCGCTGGTCGTTTTGTTTTGAAAGCGGCGTGATGACCGACGCATATATGATCTTGCTGATGAAGCTATTGGAAGTGCGGGATGAACGGTTGACACAGGGCCTGGTGGAGCGGATTCTGGCCAGACAGGACAAAGATGGTGTCTGGCGAGTGTTTGAGGATGAGATGGAGGGAAATTTGTCGGCGACGGTGGATGCCATCTTGGCACTGATGTATGCGGGCGTATGGAAAAAAGGGAACCTCGTCGTCAAGCGGGTGCGTAAATACGTACGGCATCGACGTGGCTTACGACATGCGGGTTCACTAACCAAAGTTGTCCTGTCATTGTTAGGACATCTTCCCTGGGATCAACATCCCAAGGTGCCGACGGAATTTATGCTGTTACCTCTGTGGTTTCCTGTCAATCTATTTGATTTTGTCGGATTTACCCGCGTGCATGTGGTGCCCATACTGGTGGCGGCGGATCGTAAATATGCGGCCTATCTTCCGGAACGGCCCGATCTGTCCGGGTGGGAGGGGTCGAAGCCGGATGAGTTGCCGTATATCCTGTCGGATTCGCCGTTGAACGAGTGGGTGAACGCAGCATTCTCATCGTTTCCCGACGGAGCATTCGGGGCGTCGTCCAGACGTGAGGCCGCGTTGAAGTGGGCGGAGGCGTTCATGCTGGGACGGTTGGAACCGGACGGCACGCTGTACAGTTACTTCACCACAACGTTTTTGATGGTGTTTGCCTTGTTGGCACTGAACTATCCCAAGGATCATCCGGTGTTGGTGCGCGCGATGCAGGGATTACGGGCATTTGCTTACCCGCTGGCCGAAGGACTTCATTTACAGGAGACCACTTCGACGGTGTGGGATACGTCCCTGATCACACACGCATTGTTGGAAAGCGGTGTAAAGCCGGATCATCCTGTCATCAAGCGGAGTCTCCGTTATCTGTTGTCCCGTCAACAGACGAAACGGTCGGACTGGGCGCTGAAAAATCCGGGTGTTCCCGCGGGAGGATGGGGATTTTCCGATATCAACACCCTGAATCCGGATATGGACGACACATCGGTTTGTTTACGAGCGTTGACACCGGCCGCATTTCAACTGGGAGGCGAATACCGGTCAGCGTGGGAGCGAGGCGTGACTTGGATGATTTCCATGCAGAACCGCGACGGCGGCTGGGCGGCATTTGAAAAAAACACGGACAAGAAATGGCCCCGTTGGTTGCTGCCGTTTCACGATTCCCACACGGTGTGGACTGACCCGTCCATGGCTGACCTGACCGGCCGAACACTGGAGTGTGTGTGCCGATATACGGGGTTGGATCACCTCCATCCGGTGATCAGGAGAGCCTCGGCCTGGTTGGCCAAGCATCAGCGGCAGGACGGATCGTGGTTCGGCCGCTGGGGGATAGCGTACGTGTACGGAACGTGGGCGGCGTTGACCGGTCTGGCAGCGGCGGGGTGGAATTTGCGCCACCCGACAGTACGGCGGGGTGTTCGCTGGTTGTTGGCCGTCCAACGCTCGGACGGCGGTTGGGGCGAATCGTGTCGGAGTGACCGCGAGGGGCGGTACGTACCGCTTGCCTTCAGCACACCTTCCCAGACGGCTTGGGCCCTCGACGCACTGATTGCGGTGCACGACCGGCCGATCCCGGAGATTAAGGCGGGCGTCCGCTGTCTGTTGGATCTGCTGGAAAAGAAAGATCCCCGCATCTTCCGATACCCGACAGGCGCCGGCTTAGCGGGGCAATTTTACATTCATTATCACAGTTACGGCTACATATGGCCGCTGTTGACCTTGTCTCATTACCGAAACAAATACGGCGACATCGACGAATAA